Genomic window (Chryseobacterium sp. H1D6B):
GAATTGTGATAATCCATCTGATACGTTTTTTTATCTTTTGGAATTTCCATATCATCTTTCGGAGCACTGTCTAATGCACTTCTGAAAGGTCCGTAGAAAGAACTTGCATACTTCGCTGCGTAACTTAAAATTCCTACATCTGTAAAACCACTTTCTTCTAGTGCTTCACGGATGGCCAATACTCTGCCGTCCATCATATCACTTGGTGCCACAATGTCAGCTCCTGCTTCAGCATGTGACACAGACATTCTTGCCAGTGCATCATTGGTAGCATCATTTACAATTTTTCCGTTTTCAATGATCCCGTCATGTCCGTAGATTGAATACGGATCCAAAGCAACATCCGGCATAATGATCATTTCTGGAACAGCATTTTTGATCGCTCTAATGGTATTCTGCATCAGCCCGTCTTTATTCCAAGCTTCTTTTCCGGTATTGTCTTTTAAATGATCTGAGACCTTCATGTACAAATTGACAGATTTTACTCCAAGAGAAAATAATTCCTTACATTCTTTCACCGTTAAATCTATGCTCCTCCTAAAAATGCCCGGCATCGACGGTATTGCTTCCTGCTTGTTCTCGCCCTCCATTACGAAGATCGGCATTACAAAATCATTCGTTGTAAGAGTGTTCTCCCTTACCAGACTTCTTATAGATTCGTTTGTTCTAAGTCTTCTATTTCTTGAATGTATCATTTTTGGAATACTTTTTGAATAAGTTTCTACAAATTTACTATAAGTTCTACAAAAAACTATTGCAGAGAATTATAGAATTTATTACTTTTGTTAGGAAATACATATGAAATTATAATTTGATGAGAAAACTTTTACTTTTATTTATCTTTACGGCCTCAATTATTGGATTTTCCAATAATTTAAAAGCACAGCTAAGAGAGCCCGGTTCCATCTCTCAGAAGTCGGATGATGGGGTTTTGGTAGCCTATCCAAATCCTGCGAAAGACTTCCTTGTGGTAAGAGCAAAAGATCCTTCTTTGAAAATAAAGAATGCTATTTTTTATTCGATATTAGGAACTCAAGTTGCTAACTACTCTGTAAATATGAATTCCGGAGAGATTAACATTGAAAAATTAAAACCCGGAAAATATTTGATCCGTTATATTTTGAGTGACAATACCCAAAAGGTGACTCAAATAGTTAAACAATAAAAATTAAATCCTGATAATCATCAGGATTTTTTCTTTTAGATTAATTGTTTTTTAATTATTCCGTAACTTTCAGCATATTTTTAAACTAATTGTAAAAAACAATTGAATGCTAAAAGCTGAACATATTACTAAAACCTATAATGCCGGAAAAAAGACCGCATTGGAGGATTTCAGTATTCATGTCCCAACAGGGAGTATTTATGGTCTTCTAGGGCCAAACGGAGCAGGAAAAACTTCTTTTATCCGTATTATCAATCAAATTACGCAGGCAGATTCCGGGGAAGTA
Coding sequences:
- the hemB gene encoding porphobilinogen synthase yields the protein MIHSRNRRLRTNESIRSLVRENTLTTNDFVMPIFVMEGENKQEAIPSMPGIFRRSIDLTVKECKELFSLGVKSVNLYMKVSDHLKDNTGKEAWNKDGLMQNTIRAIKNAVPEMIIMPDVALDPYSIYGHDGIIENGKIVNDATNDALARMSVSHAEAGADIVAPSDMMDGRVLAIREALEESGFTDVGILSYAAKYASSFYGPFRSALDSAPKDDMEIPKDKKTYQMDYHNSREALNEVFKDIEEGADIIMIKPGLPYLDIVSKIREAIDLPIAVYNVSGEYAMVKAAAQNGWLDNDKTIIESLTCFKRAGADMIFTYFAKEAAILLNK
- a CDS encoding T9SS type A sorting domain-containing protein, whose protein sequence is MRKLLLLFIFTASIIGFSNNLKAQLREPGSISQKSDDGVLVAYPNPAKDFLVVRAKDPSLKIKNAIFYSILGTQVANYSVNMNSGEINIEKLKPGKYLIRYILSDNTQKVTQIVKQ